One window of the Gammaproteobacteria bacterium genome contains the following:
- a CDS encoding hypothetical protein (Evidence 5 : Unknown function), protein MEPVNRSLLERLNSDDILSDIQKVEGAEVDDNVELCRQQGKSTLALACY, encoded by the coding sequence ATGGAACCAGTCAATCGGTCACTACTGGAAAGACTGAATTCAGATGACATTCTTTCTGATATTCAGAAAGTTGAAGGTGCTGAAGTGGATGATAATGTGGAGCTATGTCGGCAACAAGGAAAATCAACGCTGGCTTTGGCATGCTATTGA
- a CDS encoding DUF3301 domain-containing protein has translation MNDNELLWSLLGMAVLAWFFFDSLRARERATALSRQACDQAGVQFLDETVALDRIAIRRGVQGLVWWRRYRFEYCDDRTATARYQYVQRGKGWVILCGMRLEDLKLELETLE, from the coding sequence ATGAACGACAACGAGTTGCTCTGGTCTCTGTTAGGGATGGCAGTACTGGCCTGGTTTTTCTTCGACAGTTTGCGTGCCCGAGAAAGGGCTACAGCCCTTTCTCGTCAAGCCTGTGACCAAGCGGGGGTGCAATTCCTGGACGAGACCGTGGCGCTCGACCGGATCGCTATCCGGCGTGGAGTGCAGGGTTTGGTGTGGTGGCGTAGATATCGCTTTGAATATTGCGATGACAGAACAGCGACAGCGCGCTACCAATATGTGCAGCGTGGCAAGGGCTGGGTGATTTTGTGCGGAATGCGACTCGAGGATTTAAAGCTAGAGTTGGAAACGTTGGAATAA
- a CDS encoding putative cyclic di-GMP phosphodiesterase VC_1348 (Evidence 3 : Putative function from multiple computational evidences) — translation MKQTFRTTYPHHEIILIVDDNQDNLMVLAELLWPHYQLRVANSALQALEEAATEPHPDLILLDMMTPGIDGYATLVQFREDLNTCTIPVILITTQDDEERGLELGAVDYFTKPIRPRIVLSRIYTHLALKHASEQLKDQNNFLDAELARRMAENQIIQDVSIQALAHLAESWAPETDNHLLRTQAYVQTLARQLQKHPRFFTTLSDNAVILLTKAAPLHDIGKLAIPDHILLKQEKLTMEEWEIIKTHAQWGADALESAERSAEKPIEFLIVAKEIAHWHHEKWDGSGYPDGLVGDAIPVSARLMALADVFDALISQRVYKPALPLDQARDIIVERRGTHFDPEVVDAFLATFDEFVVITKRYQEELDVE, via the coding sequence ATGAAACAGACCTTTAGAACAACGTATCCCCACCATGAAATTATTCTGATCGTCGATGACAATCAGGATAATCTGATGGTACTGGCTGAACTTCTGTGGCCTCACTATCAACTCCGCGTTGCTAATTCAGCGCTACAGGCCCTTGAGGAGGCCGCTACAGAGCCTCATCCTGATTTGATTCTGCTGGATATGATGACGCCTGGGATCGATGGCTATGCTACTCTCGTCCAATTTCGAGAGGATCTGAACACCTGCACCATTCCCGTGATTCTCATCACTACCCAGGATGATGAGGAGCGTGGGCTGGAATTGGGGGCAGTAGATTACTTCACAAAACCGATCCGCCCACGGATCGTGCTATCGCGCATCTATACCCATTTGGCACTTAAACACGCAAGCGAACAACTCAAGGATCAAAATAATTTCTTAGATGCCGAATTAGCACGGCGTATGGCGGAAAATCAAATTATTCAGGATGTTAGTATCCAGGCATTGGCGCATTTGGCGGAGAGTTGGGCTCCTGAAACCGATAATCATTTGCTCCGCACCCAAGCCTATGTACAGACCCTCGCTCGACAATTGCAGAAACATCCCCGGTTTTTCACCACCCTCTCTGATAATGCCGTTATCTTACTTACTAAAGCTGCGCCGTTGCATGACATTGGTAAGCTGGCAATTCCTGATCATATTCTTCTCAAACAAGAAAAATTGACCATGGAGGAGTGGGAAATTATTAAGACTCATGCCCAATGGGGGGCGGATGCCCTTGAGTCGGCTGAGCGAAGTGCGGAGAAACCAATTGAGTTTCTGATCGTCGCCAAAGAAATTGCCCATTGGCATCACGAAAAATGGGACGGCAGTGGCTATCCTGACGGATTGGTGGGGGATGCTATTCCAGTATCCGCACGATTAATGGCGTTGGCTGATGTCTTTGATGCTTTGATTTCTCAACGGGTTTACAAACCAGCGCTGCCGCTCGATCAGGCGCGTGATATTATCGTCGAAAGACGTGGTACTCATTTCGATCCCGAGGTTGTAGATGCTTTTCTTGCTACTTTCGATGAGTTTGTCGTCATTACCAAGCGATACCAGGAAGAATTAGACGTAGAATGA
- a CDS encoding putative Transcriptional regulatory protein DegU (Evidence 3 : Putative function from multiple computational evidences): MSIRTLLVEDHVMFREAVRLMLSDVSEIEVIGEIGDGSQIEEAITRLNPDIVVMDIRIPNLNGIEATQILSEKFPKIRVVALSAFGHKQSVMEMLEAGAVGYVVKSSVGEELVQAIINAAQGKTYLCPDAVATLVQANNLNNPPADNSSSKRRLNRRETEILSLLAEGKNSPQIAKDLYIATSTVDGYRRSIMRKLELHTTAELTKYAIRVGLTDI, translated from the coding sequence ATGAGTATCCGTACATTACTGGTCGAGGATCATGTGATGTTTCGTGAGGCAGTACGCCTCATGCTGAGCGATGTATCCGAAATTGAGGTGATCGGTGAAATTGGTGATGGTTCACAGATCGAAGAGGCGATCACCCGACTTAACCCTGACATTGTGGTCATGGATATTCGTATACCAAACCTCAATGGCATCGAGGCAACGCAGATCTTGTCGGAAAAATTTCCGAAAATACGGGTAGTTGCACTATCAGCCTTTGGCCACAAGCAATCCGTAATGGAGATGCTTGAAGCGGGTGCGGTTGGCTATGTCGTTAAGTCGTCGGTCGGCGAAGAATTGGTACAAGCGATTATAAATGCTGCTCAAGGAAAAACTTACCTTTGTCCCGACGCAGTGGCAACGCTGGTCCAAGCCAATAACCTCAATAACCCCCCCGCCGATAATTCATCTAGTAAAAGGCGACTTAATCGTCGTGAAACAGAGATACTGAGTCTGTTGGCGGAAGGAAAAAACTCACCACAGATTGCCAAGGATCTCTATATTGCCACCAGTACCGTTGACGGATATCGCCGCAGTATCATGCGCAAACTTGAATTGCATACCACCGCCGAACTTACCAAGTATGCCATTCGCGTCGGGCTTACCGATATATAG
- the insA gene encoding IS1 protein InsA, translated as MANRAVLCPCCKCDHVVKRGKTELGKQRYLCLKPECGRKTFILDYTYQGYLPEVKEQIIDMAMNGSGIRDTARVLGISPGTVISKIKETRTLYGTSQSVTTGKTEFR; from the coding sequence ATGGCTAACAGAGCTGTTTTGTGTCCATGCTGTAAATGTGATCATGTCGTTAAACGCGGCAAGACGGAACTTGGAAAACAACGCTATCTCTGCCTGAAGCCGGAATGTGGTAGGAAGACATTCATTTTAGATTATACCTACCAGGGGTATTTGCCAGAAGTCAAGGAGCAGATCATCGACATGGCAATGAACGGCAGCGGGATCCGTGATACTGCGCGGGTATTGGGAATTAGTCCAGGGACGGTTATTAGCAAAATAAAAGAAACAAGAACCCTATATGGAACCAGTCAATCGGTCACTACTGGAAAGACTGAATTCAGATGA
- a CDS encoding hypothetical protein (Evidence 5 : Unknown function), which translates to MVIACQVAIPKGEHARIAYNFTRERRRVISAIRRIDTCYPSDEAMTKTHSSSCYS; encoded by the coding sequence TTGGTCATCGCTTGTCAGGTTGCTATTCCCAAAGGCGAACACGCTCGTATCGCTTATAACTTTACTCGAGAGCGACGTAGAGTAATCAGCGCGATTCGTCGTATTGATACTTGTTATCCATCCGACGAGGCAATGACCAAGACTCACTCATCCTCTTGTTATTCATAA
- a CDS encoding UDP-2,4-diacetamido-2,4, 6-trideoxy-beta-L-altropyranose hydrolase, with protein MQGPLLLRADGGFGIGTGHVMRLLALAEAWREAREAEKPERIEQTNEPEDVALLLGRVPVLGLRQRLADAGVGVWDLLVSHPDPGDLIALSNLAEVFDPAWIVLDGYHFDPDYQEAIRTLGIPVLVLDDMAHHRHYHADLLLNQNAGADELHYSLDTDTRLLLGSRYCMLRPELRTVRSAMAQGLTQADRSDEKQVPRTRRLLVTMGGADHRGLTSLALKAFAHLGPTWEAKVVVGSGAQRHPELLKRAASLPGIEILTDVRDMGYLMSWADLALSAAGTTTWELACLGVPSLLVAVADNQLPVIRAATAAGCAVDLGWWENLTVAGLTVALEQLATNEKQRTAMGIAGRALVDGNGAARVVQAMREYSQGMKNGYRRSF; from the coding sequence ATGCAAGGTCCTTTGCTGTTGCGCGCTGATGGCGGTTTTGGCATTGGTACCGGTCATGTGATGCGTCTACTCGCCTTGGCCGAGGCGTGGAGGGAAGCAAGAGAGGCGGAAAAACCGGAAAGAATAGAACAAACAAATGAACCGGAAGATGTCGCGTTGTTGTTGGGGCGAGTCCCGGTTTTGGGGCTGCGTCAACGTTTAGCCGATGCGGGGGTGGGGGTGTGGGACCTACTGGTGAGCCATCCCGACCCAGGAGACCTGATCGCGCTGTCCAATCTGGCCGAAGTATTCGATCCAGCCTGGATCGTATTGGACGGTTATCACTTTGACCCTGATTACCAGGAGGCGATTCGTACCCTCGGCATTCCAGTGTTGGTGCTGGACGACATGGCCCACCACCGCCACTACCACGCCGATCTGCTGCTCAACCAGAACGCAGGCGCCGACGAGTTGCACTACTCATTGGATACGGATACCCGTCTCTTGCTTGGTTCCCGCTACTGCATGCTACGGCCAGAATTGCGGACCGTTCGGAGTGCGATGGCCCAGGGTTTGACACAGGCAGACCGTTCTGACGAAAAACAGGTTCCCCGAACACGAAGATTACTGGTAACCATGGGTGGGGCGGACCATCGTGGTCTTACCTCCTTAGCCCTGAAAGCGTTTGCCCACCTGGGACCGACCTGGGAAGCCAAGGTGGTGGTGGGGAGTGGAGCCCAACGGCACCCTGAACTACTGAAACGAGCAGCAAGCCTGCCGGGGATAGAGATACTTACCGATGTGCGTGATATGGGTTATCTCATGTCTTGGGCCGACCTGGCCCTATCCGCTGCAGGTACTACTACCTGGGAATTGGCCTGTCTGGGAGTACCAAGCCTGCTGGTGGCGGTCGCGGATAACCAACTTCCCGTGATCCGCGCCGCTACTGCGGCGGGTTGTGCCGTGGATTTGGGTTGGTGGGAAAATTTGACCGTTGCTGGATTGACCGTTGCGCTGGAACAACTTGCAACGAATGAAAAACAACGTACCGCCATGGGTATAGCAGGACGCGCATTGGTAGATGGCAATGGTGCGGCTCGAGTAGTTCAGGCAATGCGTGAATACTCACAAGGAATGAAAAACGGCTATCGACGGTCGTTTTAA
- a CDS encoding hypothetical protein (Evidence 5 : Unknown function): protein MTTQKKPLRLIIQGITNQGQLFHPNNWAERLCGYLANLGNGRRPHYSPYVYIRFLPGEKSLVVESGLWETNPKNYELLLSFARENDLKMTEENEEVWEQLIPGPAKSEFGGSNQHPSPSGLMIGI from the coding sequence ATGACTACTCAGAAAAAACCCCTCCGGCTGATCATCCAAGGTATCACCAACCAAGGACAGCTCTTCCACCCTAATAATTGGGCGGAACGGTTATGTGGCTACCTGGCTAACCTTGGAAACGGGCGTCGGCCTCACTACTCTCCCTATGTTTACATCAGATTCCTCCCCGGAGAAAAATCCCTAGTAGTAGAATCAGGATTATGGGAGACCAACCCGAAAAACTATGAACTCCTGCTATCTTTTGCTCGTGAGAATGATTTGAAAATGACCGAAGAAAATGAAGAGGTATGGGAACAACTCATACCAGGTCCCGCCAAATCAGAATTCGGAGGTTCGAATCAACACCCCTCGCCCTCCGGATTGATGATTGGCATTTAG
- the insB gene encoding Insertion element iso-IS1n protein InsB → MTFFLIFRKLKVLKWMIMWSYVGNKENQRWLWHAIDHATGNVLAYVFGKRKDSVFLSLKELLKPFGISRFYTDDWGAYERNLPVEQQIISKKNTQKIERKHLMLRTRIKRLARKTICFSKLEKMHDIVIGLFINRYEFGVLV, encoded by the coding sequence ATGACATTCTTTCTGATATTCAGAAAGTTGAAGGTGCTGAAGTGGATGATAATGTGGAGCTATGTCGGCAACAAGGAAAATCAACGCTGGCTTTGGCATGCTATTGACCATGCTACGGGAAATGTTCTTGCGTATGTGTTTGGCAAAAGGAAAGATTCGGTATTTTTGTCCTTAAAAGAACTCCTCAAGCCGTTTGGGATTTCTCGATTTTATACTGACGATTGGGGGGCTTATGAACGGAATTTACCAGTCGAACAACAAATCATTAGCAAGAAGAATACTCAAAAAATCGAGAGGAAACATTTAATGTTACGGACACGTATCAAACGGCTTGCCCGGAAAACCATTTGCTTCTCCAAACTTGAGAAAATGCATGATATTGTGATTGGTCTCTTCATAAATCGCTATGAATTTGGCGTCTTAGTCTGA